One genomic segment of uncultured Desulfobacter sp. includes these proteins:
- a CDS encoding enoyl-CoA hydratase/isomerase family protein, whose product MTNLLQEDHRSQILASGLDQDSVTTWINAVESIDLQNTLESDAVEVGTLIQQGWDFCNRLPFKTKRNPEELAAGESLVHLITSINRNFCRTYRDGLYQNLTDNYSRFVRVEDILKKGAELWPGILPSKQELEKEKERMQADKDGLERLQGIFLSQILSEQKSGIHMLQAMLRPRTESLELLTDFQRDGVLELNNARIEVIDGAGFIEVRHTRYLNAEDDVSYHDQEIAVDLALLHPGISMGVLRGAKVDHPRYKGRRVFSAGINLTKIYHGKLDFIFYVARDWGMVNKFCYGLAGDGPWEETNPENTHEIPWIAAVDSFAIGGGCQILLVMDYVIAEAGSYFNLPARKEGIIPGAANMRLARFPGERMARQAIMFDKTFYVESPEAAGLINEVVPRDQMDTVIQKTVDNALISGMVSAAGNRKAIRSQQETLDGYRNYMALYIELQAQCHFSSQLIYNLEKHWNAKEKRL is encoded by the coding sequence ATGACGAACCTATTACAAGAAGATCATCGTTCACAGATACTGGCTTCAGGTTTAGATCAGGACTCCGTGACAACATGGATCAACGCTGTAGAATCCATTGATTTACAAAATACTCTCGAAAGTGATGCGGTAGAGGTTGGCACACTCATCCAACAAGGATGGGATTTTTGCAATAGGCTCCCTTTTAAAACCAAGCGAAATCCTGAAGAATTGGCAGCGGGAGAATCTTTGGTGCATTTAATCACTTCTATAAACCGGAATTTTTGTCGTACTTACCGTGATGGACTTTATCAAAATTTAACAGACAATTATTCTCGGTTTGTAAGGGTGGAGGACATCCTGAAGAAAGGAGCAGAGCTTTGGCCTGGGATTTTGCCGAGCAAACAAGAACTCGAAAAAGAAAAAGAACGTATGCAGGCAGATAAAGATGGGTTAGAGCGTCTCCAGGGAATTTTCTTGTCTCAAATATTGTCGGAACAAAAATCAGGAATTCATATGCTACAGGCGATGCTCCGTCCTAGAACAGAATCATTAGAGCTTTTGACAGATTTCCAACGTGATGGGGTTTTAGAATTGAACAACGCTCGAATAGAAGTTATAGATGGGGCGGGTTTCATTGAGGTCCGCCATACACGCTATCTCAATGCGGAAGATGATGTCAGCTATCATGATCAAGAAATAGCTGTTGATCTAGCCCTTCTCCATCCGGGTATCAGCATGGGAGTGTTGCGAGGAGCGAAAGTGGATCATCCACGGTATAAGGGGCGCCGTGTATTTAGTGCAGGAATTAACCTAACTAAGATTTATCATGGAAAATTAGACTTTATTTTCTATGTGGCTCGGGATTGGGGGATGGTTAATAAGTTTTGTTATGGCCTGGCCGGAGATGGGCCTTGGGAAGAAACCAATCCGGAAAACACTCATGAAATTCCGTGGATTGCCGCTGTGGATAGTTTTGCTATTGGAGGTGGATGCCAGATTTTACTGGTGATGGATTATGTGATCGCTGAAGCCGGTTCTTATTTTAATCTCCCTGCTCGGAAAGAAGGTATCATTCCAGGAGCTGCCAACATGCGACTGGCCCGTTTTCCAGGAGAGCGCATGGCCCGTCAAGCGATCATGTTTGATAAAACTTTTTACGTAGAAAGCCCAGAGGCGGCCGGGTTGATCAACGAAGTGGTACCACGAGATCAAATGGATACAGTCATTCAAAAAACTGTGGACAATGCTTTAATCTCTGGAATGGTCAGTGCTGCCGGAAATCGCAAAGCTATCCGCAGTCAGCAGGAGACGCTAGATGGTTACCGCAATTACATGGCCCTTTATATCGAACTCCAAGCTCAATGCCATTTCAGTAGCCAATTGATCTACAACTTAGAGAAACATTGGAATGCAAAGGAAAAAAGATTATAA
- a CDS encoding methyl-accepting chemotaxis protein, with translation MKLSIKKKFLIPTLLMMIIGLGTLALISYTKSKTALKTVIYDQIQQTTGSTAKTLVRWVRDRELAVKSWAHYKTYRTALKDNFLGKTARKTASNQLTSLVEDYGFFENIALADKTGSLIASADPAHIKKMNISGSNFFKAAMQGTFSIGKVTKSAATGRPVMIFAAPIKEGNSISGVLLAVVSMDELSRRIIDSIKVGKNGYAYLIDEKGLILAHPDKSNVYNIDVSEFDFGKQILAHKKGLIEYSADDMDKIAAYQAVEQINCTLVVTASSGELFAPVVSMGRVNFFVAFVVLLLTAGVVWLVTGTIVRPVNRVVAGLKDAAQGDGDLTKRLDIKSRDEMGSLAKWFNIFVEKLQGIIAKITENFEKLNKSSRDLLTISEQMSDGAEKMSAKSNTVTTAAEEMSANMLSVASAAEQSSTNIGMVSAAAEKMTSTISEIAQNTEKTSTSSNKAVSKAKKASGNIEALSRSAQQIGQVVESITDISEQTNLLALNATIEAARAGEAGKGFAVVAGEIKTLSMQTAQATQEIKSKIDSIQGSIGRTVSEIGDITVEISHVNEMIDMVAAAVEEQSATTREIAGNVNQAAQGIQDVSKHVTHSSTVANEISKDIADVNQAAIQMSENSAQVKTSANGLSFLSGELKKTIDQFKI, from the coding sequence ATGAAATTATCCATTAAAAAAAAATTTCTTATCCCAACCCTGTTGATGATGATAATTGGGCTGGGAACCCTGGCACTTATCTCGTACACTAAATCCAAAACAGCTCTGAAAACCGTCATTTATGACCAGATTCAGCAAACGACGGGATCGACGGCTAAAACCCTTGTCAGATGGGTTCGAGACCGGGAACTGGCAGTGAAGAGTTGGGCACACTATAAAACCTACCGAACAGCGCTCAAGGATAATTTTTTGGGAAAAACCGCCCGGAAAACTGCATCAAATCAGCTGACAAGTCTGGTAGAGGACTACGGTTTCTTTGAAAATATTGCCTTGGCAGATAAAACTGGTAGTTTGATTGCGTCGGCAGATCCGGCTCATATTAAAAAAATGAATATCAGCGGCAGTAATTTTTTTAAGGCGGCTATGCAAGGCACTTTTTCAATAGGAAAAGTGACGAAAAGTGCGGCGACGGGACGACCTGTCATGATATTTGCTGCACCAATTAAAGAAGGAAATTCTATTTCCGGTGTGTTATTGGCTGTGGTCAGCATGGATGAACTCAGCCGCAGGATTATCGATTCGATAAAAGTGGGAAAGAACGGCTATGCCTATCTGATTGACGAAAAAGGACTGATCCTGGCCCACCCGGATAAATCAAATGTTTACAACATCGATGTGTCAGAATTTGATTTTGGAAAACAAATACTCGCACATAAAAAAGGCCTGATTGAATATTCTGCTGACGATATGGATAAAATCGCTGCCTACCAGGCCGTTGAACAGATTAATTGCACCTTGGTCGTGACCGCATCATCTGGAGAACTTTTTGCGCCGGTGGTCAGTATGGGCCGGGTAAATTTTTTCGTGGCCTTTGTGGTTCTTTTGCTGACTGCTGGGGTTGTATGGCTGGTCACAGGAACCATTGTCAGGCCTGTCAACCGTGTGGTTGCGGGGTTAAAAGACGCTGCCCAGGGTGACGGAGACCTGACCAAGCGTCTGGATATTAAGAGCCGGGACGAAATGGGCAGCCTGGCCAAGTGGTTCAATATTTTTGTTGAAAAACTTCAGGGCATCATTGCAAAAATTACAGAAAATTTTGAAAAGTTGAACAAGTCTTCGCGTGACCTCTTGACCATTTCCGAACAAATGTCGGACGGCGCAGAAAAGATGTCTGCTAAGTCCAACACCGTAACAACTGCTGCCGAGGAGATGAGCGCTAACATGCTGTCGGTGGCCTCCGCAGCCGAACAGTCATCGACGAATATTGGGATGGTGTCCGCCGCAGCAGAAAAAATGACGTCAACGATCAGTGAAATTGCCCAGAACACTGAAAAAACAAGTACTTCAAGCAACAAGGCCGTTTCAAAAGCAAAAAAAGCCTCAGGAAATATCGAAGCCTTAAGCCGATCCGCACAGCAGATCGGCCAGGTCGTGGAAAGTATCACTGACATTTCAGAACAGACCAACCTGCTGGCCTTAAATGCGACCATTGAAGCGGCCCGTGCCGGGGAAGCCGGCAAGGGCTTTGCTGTTGTTGCCGGTGAAATCAAGACCCTATCAATGCAGACCGCACAAGCAACCCAGGAAATAAAGTCCAAAATCGATAGTATTCAAGGGTCCATAGGAAGAACCGTCTCTGAAATCGGAGATATAACCGTTGAAATCAGTCATGTTAATGAGATGATCGACATGGTCGCTGCAGCAGTGGAGGAACAGTCTGCCACAACAAGAGAGATCGCCGGGAATGTGAACCAGGCAGCCCAGGGAATACAGGATGTTAGCAAACATGTGACCCACAGTTCAACTGTGGCAAATGAAATTTCAAAGGATATTGCTGACGTAAACCAGGCGGCAATCCAGATGTCAGAAAACAGCGCACAGGTTAAAACCAGTGCCAATGGGTTAAGCTTTTTGTCAGGCGAGCTCAAGAAAACAATTGATCAGTTCAAAATATGA